One Podospora pseudopauciseta strain CBS 411.78 chromosome 5 map unlocalized CBS411.78m_5, whole genome shotgun sequence DNA window includes the following coding sequences:
- a CDS encoding uncharacterized protein (EggNog:ENOG503P3HY), which produces MLFAIMFAFWRFMEILTLVPIVGMLSYFVNINLSANLMTPTSILVLFIVSVLALAWAVFTLFSYHRSSNNAQFVGFIDLCLFGALIAGVYYLRGIANADCSSGAILRQNGWLVVSVNFDKTCGMLKACFAMGIMNVVFFFITALMAWVHGRHTARDEKVRYVETRRVSRSRGGSRSSRRSRSYSGSRGHSHHRAYV; this is translated from the exons ATGCTCTTCGCAATCATGTTCGCCTTTTGGCGCTTCATGGAGATATTGACCCTC GTCCCCATCGTCGGCATGCTCTCCTACttcgtcaacatcaacctctccgccaacctcatgaccccaacctccatcctcgtcctcttcatcgtctccgtcctcgccctcgcctgGGCAGTTTTTACTCTTTTCTCCTACCACCgctcctccaacaacgcccAATTCGTCGGGTTCATCGACCTCTGTCTCTTTGGCGCGCTCATCGCGGGCGTGTACTACCTCCGTGGGATCGCCAACGCAGATTGCTCCTCTGGGGCGATTCTGCGACAAAACGGGTGGCTGGTTGTCAGCGTTAACTTTGACAAGACCTGCGGGATGCTCAAGGCTTGCTTTGCGATGGGAATCATGAATGTTGTCTTCTTTTTTATCACGGCGCTGATGGCGTGGGTGCATGGGAGGCATACGGCGAGGGATGAGAAGGTTAGGTATGTGGAGACGAGGAGGGTGAGTAGGTCGAGGGGGGggtcgaggagctcgaggaggtcgaggagttATTCTGGGAGCAGGGGGCATAGCCATCATCGGGCTTATGTTTGA
- a CDS encoding uncharacterized protein (EggNog:ENOG503NWHM; COG:O) — protein sequence MSGRSAYVRKKITETKTGEQQGHGRARAKSTTSSDNVTISDYPIGSMPALRQERDLVTGVGTTNARFLKFSEHAREDETMAYRGDVPSYVPQSSGSQSGSSVDGRRDGASTSQRNRPLNDFAYARARRPVIKTEDVSGIEKSGLRSMLDKRSDDFRKGLAKTFAFKKKDKKGSNAEKAGDFRPESSATVRPSPISADFNDGYDADVSPIQYQPSPSGPHPGVPWDDTGMLSPPPSGKLPPTPGSSGAPPIRRWIGAGRPVQRWNKLRKDPELWDPNGDVLVFFGTKGQSPRPNPSFRLSSHIIEATESRFLITLLREGSTEEDIHLPPSPAGAPPMLQRHNTHGQHLAAGGIGRGGHPTPPVSEDNSWEADGQISYEMYFPTPVSMSKLDQFRHHITTRNVFAMLYHSSLVGLSLYQALTDLHSRLESYMPPETDNVGTILNYLSARGTDDVRNDPETAVSLLAWSEQSDVRWEEGWRESFLHCAGMYSRLETCSDFRYLTPITRALLERACLETQLRVQAAEERLAAFQYSDMWPAAVATTASTSGPVGAAPAKAAADRLQNFFVQYYTREYGSWPPPLSPSGGADPYATAMVQGVLEEEEDIWLTRTVAQALQKDFAALYDYLVNRDIVWDVSEARSSRKWMMVSESGNRAFEADTEDLPMTDMLIEFDNKHRFPHIPHPYPLVPESIPPSLNPNKDAPSTSGGGMFGNKSSKKPTATTTRAGALDRRIQLAYTEATNICILGSDFTHSDLLDAFSKFEKSDKISEVDPATARRGRWVLVYGILQTLASVSVDAPNVRYRDNVTYHLSPRLKGNTKLPPWKGSSNPSANPEASHELSHCWVIPQTWRATSQHGGSSVSNSGAEENSTDEQDDFYPAYGYGGRSYNFPLPSSRAPSSAGGYRNNNKSLRSGSSRAPSTAYSNNLSSAASVMSHSETGSEAGGSSIWSPPPSSAGGGSRRVASSSRRRDNAKVSVAPGGGGGRYIDPVEEGGWAAPGQTYASRPGTGTGTGTGTGGYNNKEEGDDGRSFTTAYTSRGGERDGSRVRGGSGKRERSSPPVIRDFDFDGLDVIDDHAP from the coding sequence ATGTCTGGACGCAGCGCCTACGTGCGCAAAAAGATTACCGAGACGAAGACGGGGGAGCAACAGGGTCATGGTAGAGCCCGGGCAAAATCAACCACCAGCTCCGACAATGTCACCATTAGCGATTACCCGATAGGGTCCATGCCAGCGCTCCGCCAGGAGAGGGATCTTGTGACAGGGGTCGGAACAACAAACGCGCGATTCTTGAAGTTCTCTGAGCATGCTCGCGAAGATGAGACGATGGCATATCGAGGAGACGTTCCCTCATATGTCCCTCAGAGCAGTGGAAGTCAGAGTGGATCCAGTGTGGATGGACGACGAGACGGCGCAAGCACTTCCCAGCGGAATAGGCCGCTCAACGATTTTGCCTATGCTCGTGCGCGGCGGCCGGTCATCAAGACGGAAGATGTGTCAGGGATAGAAAAGTCCGGACTGCGAAGCATGCTGGACAAGAGGAGTGATGACTTTCGGAAGGGGTTGGCCAAGACTTTTGCtttcaagaagaaggacaagaaggggaGCAACGCTGAGAAAGCTGGCGACTTTAGACCAGAGTCTTCGGCCACTGTGCGACCCTCTCCCATTTCAGCTGACTTCAACGACGGCTATGATGCCGACGTTTCACCCATCCAGTATCAACCATCGCCATCTGGACCACATCCCGGGGTTCCTTGGGACGACACAGGAATGCTGTCGCCTCCACCCTCCGGAAAACTACCACCCACACCGGGCTCCTCAGGAGCGCCTCCTATCAGGCGGTGGATAGGAGCTGGAAGACCAGTTCAGCGCTGGAATAAGCTGCGGAAGGATCCAGAGCTGTGGGACCCCAACGGAGATGTGCTGGTGTTCTTTGGGACCAAGGGTCAATCTCCGCGGCCAAACCCATCTTTTCGCTTGTCTTCGCACATCATTGAGGCGACCGAGTCTCGGTTCCTCATTACACTTTTACGAGAGGGCTCGACAGAAGAGGATATCCACTTGCCACCATCGCCTGCCGGCGCACCACCGATGCTGCAACGGCATAACACACACGGGCAACATCTTGCTGCAGGGGGCATCGGTCGTGGTGGGCACCCGACACCACCAGTTTCGGAAGACAACAGCTGGGAGGCTGACGGGCAGATCTCGTACGAAATGTACTTCCCAACCCCCGTCAGCATGAGCAAACTTGACCAGTTTCGACATCACATTACTACCCGCAATGTGTTTGCAATGCTCTACCACTCCTCCCTTGTTGGCTTGTCGTTATACCAAGCTCTGACGGATCTTCACTCAAGACTGGAGTCATACATGCCACCCGAAACTGATAATGTTGGCACCATTCTCAACTATCTATCTGCCCGCGGTACTGATGATGTGCGCAATGACCCGGAGACTGCCGTCAGCCTGCTGGCCTGGAGCGAGCAGAGCGACGtccggtgggaggagggctgGCGCGAGAGCTTCTTGCATTGCGCGGGGATGTACTCACGGCTTGAGACTTGCTCTGATTTCCGATATCTCACTCCTATCACCAGAGCTCTTCTCGAACGCGCGTGTCTCGAGACACAGCTTCGTGTTCAAGCAGCGGAGGAGCGTCTCGCTGCCTTCCAGTATAGCGACATGTGGCCGGCAGCTGTGGCCACAACAGCCAGCACCAGTGGTCCTGTTGGTGCTGCGCCAGCCAAAGCAGCTGCCGACAGATTGCAGAACTTTTTCGTTCAGTACTACACTCGGGAATATGGCTCCTGGCCGCCGCCACTATCACCCTCGGGAGGAGCAGATCCTTATGCCACGGCAATGGTCCAAGGAGTactggaagaagaggaagacatCTGGCTCACCCGGACGGTCGCTCAAGCCTTGCAAAAGGACTTTGCCGCGCTATACGACTACCTCGTCAACCGGGACATTGTCTGGGACGTGTCGGAAGCACGCTCCAGCAGGAAATGGATGATGGTCAGCGAAAGCGGCAATCGAGCCTTTGAGGCTGACACCGAAGACCTCCCGATGACGGACATGCTCATCGAGTTTGACAACAAACACCGCTTCCCTCACATCCCGCACCCTTATCCCCTCGTCCCGGAATccatccccccttctctcAACCCAAACAAGGACGCGCCATCCACCAGCGGAGGCGGCATGTTTGGTAATAAATCCTCCAAAAAGCCCACCGCCACAACCACCCGTGCTGGTGCGCTCGACCGCCGCATCCAACTCGCCTACACTGAAGCAACCAACATCTGCATCCTCGGCTCAGACTTCACCCACTCCGACCTCCTCGATGCCTTTTCCAAGTTTGAGAAATCCGACAAAATCTCCGAAGTTGACCCCGCCACTGCCCGACGGGGCCGATGGGTTCTTGTCTATGGTATCCTCCAAACCCTCGCATCCGTCTCGGTTGACGCCCCCAACGTCCGCTACCGCGACAATGTTACCTACCACCTCTCTCCCCGGCTCAAAGGCAACACCAAGCTCCCCCCGTGGAAAGGCTCTTCCAACCCCTCGGCCAACCCAGAGGCATCCCACGAGTTGTCCCACTGCTGGGTCATCCCCCAAACTTGGCGAGCCACTTCCCAGCACGGGGGGAGCAGCGTATCCAACAGCGGAGCGGAAGAAAACTCGACCGACGAGCAAGACGATTTTTACCCGGCTTATGGCTACGGTGGGAGGTCGTATAACTTCCCCTTGCCGTCCTCCCGGGCGCCCAGTTCGGCGGGTGGGTACAGGAATAACAACAAATCACTCCGCTCCGGCAGCAGCCGCGCACCGTCTACTGCGTATAGTAATAACTTGTCTTCTGCTGCGTCTGTCATGTCTCACTCCGAGACTGGCTCCGAGGCGGGGGGGTCGAGTATCTGGtcgcctcccccttcctcggccGGGGGTGGATCACGGAGGgtagcctcctcctcgcgaCGTCGGGACAATGCCAAGGTTTCGGTGGCtcctggtggaggaggagggaggtatATTGATccagttgaagaaggggggtgggctgCCCCGGGGCAGACCTATGCCTCCCGCCCTGGGACtgggacggggacggggacggggacggggggGTATAacaacaaggaggagggggatgatgggaggaGTTTTACTACTGCTTATACCAGTCgcgggggggagagggatgggAGCCGTgtgaggggggggagtgggaagagggagaggagcagTCCGCCGGTGATACGGGATTTCGACTTTGATGGGTTGGATGTTATTGATGATCATGCTCCTTGA